In Romboutsia lituseburensis, a genomic segment contains:
- a CDS encoding DUF368 domain-containing protein, with translation MALADSVPGVSGGTVAFILGFYDNFVDSLNNIISEDKISRISALRFLSKIGIGWIVGFVLSVLFITSIFEKNIYEISSLFLGFIIASIPLIVKSEQKALSKNKKNIVFLIIGIIIVCTMTCFNPVKNSSQSFSININNLNIWFIGYIFIAGMIAISAMVLPGISGSTILLIFGLYAPMLTAIKQVLKLDFRYLPGIIIFSFGILVGVFATVRSVRYLLRTFRPQTIYCIIGLMIGSIYSVIMGPTSLEVSKSPMSMSTFSIIFFAIGCILVPALEKLKSVLKNKNTESENVEANYNS, from the coding sequence ATGGCACTAGCTGATAGTGTGCCAGGTGTATCAGGTGGTACAGTAGCATTTATACTAGGCTTTTATGATAATTTTGTGGATTCATTAAATAACATAATATCAGAGGATAAAATAAGTAGAATAAGTGCACTTAGATTTCTATCTAAAATAGGAATAGGATGGATAGTTGGATTTGTATTATCTGTATTATTTATAACATCTATATTTGAAAAAAATATATATGAGATAAGTTCTTTATTTTTAGGATTTATAATAGCATCTATTCCTTTGATAGTTAAATCAGAACAAAAGGCATTGTCTAAAAATAAGAAAAATATAGTATTTTTAATAATTGGAATAATCATAGTATGTACAATGACTTGTTTTAATCCAGTAAAAAATAGTAGTCAAAGTTTTTCTATAAATATTAATAATTTAAATATATGGTTTATAGGCTATATATTTATAGCTGGAATGATTGCAATATCAGCAATGGTGTTACCTGGTATTTCAGGATCAACTATACTTTTAATATTTGGTCTTTATGCTCCTATGCTTACTGCTATAAAGCAAGTACTTAAGCTAGATTTTAGATATTTACCAGGTATAATAATATTTAGTTTTGGAATTTTAGTTGGAGTGTTTGCAACTGTAAGATCTGTTAGATATTTACTTAGAACCTTTAGACCTCAAACTATATATTGTATTATAGGTCTTATGATTGGTTCTATATATTCTGTTATAATGGGACCGACATCTCTAGAAGTATCTAAGTCACCTATGAGCATGTCAACATTTAGTATAATATTTTTTGCTATAGGTTGTATTTTAGTTCCTGCATTAGAAAAACTTAAATCTGTGTTAAAGAACAAAAACACTGAATCTGAGAATGTAGAAGCAAACTATAATAGTTAA
- a CDS encoding nucleotidyltransferase family protein yields the protein MNKSQEVVINLLSHAIRGQKYELDINENINWNEVIEEANEHSVKGLIYTAINNTNYTKTMDKEILDDLKKTTFFSGMYQINHIKQVAKVLDGFTREQIQVVALKGLIVREFYPKPEQRTMGDADIIVKDKDLSKVTSILENLGYTATDHDYHHHIRFKHKNHLDIEVHWVLGNGRFFDSVHSIEDNIWENCIPVNIGGSHALSLSLEDMTLHLITHMVNHIKDAGFGIRQLCDLVVLVEKQGHLIDWNLFNKKVKECNIIKFTSVIFNICNKLFDMEILSEIHIESIDEENMNMFIDEIFSNGVFGKRHAHKQYANWSACDLDENESEKGYLKKVFYIMFGPIDTWGDKYNYAKKNKILIPIAYIHKILYGLFGNKFTLKEKFNIIFKTTRETKNKDELLKWLELQ from the coding sequence ATGAATAAATCACAAGAAGTAGTAATAAATCTATTGTCACATGCTATTAGAGGACAAAAGTACGAACTAGATATTAATGAAAATATAAACTGGAATGAAGTAATAGAAGAAGCTAATGAACATAGTGTAAAGGGGCTTATATATACAGCTATAAATAATACAAACTATACAAAAACTATGGATAAAGAAATCTTAGATGATTTGAAAAAAACTACATTTTTTAGTGGAATGTATCAAATAAATCATATAAAACAAGTTGCTAAAGTATTAGATGGATTTACTAGAGAGCAAATTCAAGTAGTAGCATTAAAAGGATTAATAGTGCGAGAATTTTATCCTAAACCAGAGCAAAGAACTATGGGAGATGCGGATATAATAGTGAAAGATAAAGATTTAAGTAAAGTCACATCAATATTAGAAAACCTAGGGTATACAGCTACTGACCATGATTATCACCATCATATAAGATTTAAACATAAAAACCATTTAGATATAGAAGTACATTGGGTACTAGGAAATGGTAGATTTTTTGATAGTGTACATTCAATAGAAGATAATATATGGGAGAATTGTATACCAGTAAATATTGGAGGAAGTCATGCGCTTTCACTATCTCTAGAAGATATGACACTGCATTTAATAACGCATATGGTAAATCATATCAAAGATGCTGGATTTGGAATTAGGCAGCTATGTGATTTAGTTGTATTAGTTGAAAAACAAGGACATTTAATTGATTGGAACTTATTCAATAAAAAGGTGAAAGAATGCAATATTATAAAATTTACATCTGTAATATTTAATATATGTAATAAACTATTTGATATGGAAATTCTAAGTGAAATACATATAGAAAGCATTGATGAAGAAAATATGAATATGTTTATAGATGAAATTTTTTCAAATGGAGTATTTGGAAAAAGGCATGCTCATAAGCAATATGCTAATTGGTCTGCATGTGATTTGGATGAAAATGAAAGTGAAAAAGGATATTTAAAAAAAGTATTTTACATAATGTTTGGTCCTATAGATACATGGGGAGACAAATATAATTATGCTAAAAAAAATAAAATATTAATACCAATAGCATATATTCATAAAATTTTATATGGACTATTCGGTAATAAATTCACCTTAAAAGAAAAATTCAATATTATATTCAAAACAACCAGAGAAACAAAAAATAAAGACGAACTATTAAAATGGCTAGAATTACAGTAA
- a CDS encoding type I phosphomannose isomerase catalytic subunit, with product MGNILKLHPFYSEKIWGYENWNLSTHKNGHSIVHNSNSTFLDTIGSELPILIKIIQANDTLSVQVHPDDNYSRQHENNNGKI from the coding sequence ATGGGGAATATATTAAAATTACATCCTTTTTATAGTGAAAAAATATGGGGCTATGAAAACTGGAATTTGTCTACACACAAAAACGGTCATAGTATAGTACACAATAGCAACAGCACTTTCTTAGATACAATCGGATCAGAACTACCTATACTTATCAAAATAATTCAAGCTAATGACACCTTATCAGTACAAGTACACCCAGACGATAATTATTCAAGACAACATGAAAATAATAATGGAAAAATATAG
- a CDS encoding helix-turn-helix domain-containing protein, translating to MLGEKIRHFRKNKNITLQEMSDKTGLSIGYISQIERNLADPSLSSLRKFSHVLDIPTYLLMDVEKNNDNLTIKKDDVVIMRQPKSTVEYHCLTPLPDEDFIPKSLMIRFKLNPNSKDGETPLVHESEEIMMVEKGNITVYLGDEIIELNEGDTTIIKGNVPHLIENKDDTEAIGVSIFTPALWKFPFKK from the coding sequence ATGCTTGGAGAAAAAATTAGACATTTTAGAAAAAATAAAAATATAACCTTACAAGAAATGTCAGATAAAACAGGTTTATCAATTGGATATATCTCTCAAATAGAACGGAACTTAGCCGACCCATCTTTATCTTCACTTAGAAAGTTTTCACATGTTTTAGATATTCCAACTTATTTATTAATGGATGTAGAAAAAAATAATGATAACCTTACAATAAAAAAAGATGATGTAGTTATAATGAGACAACCTAAATCTACAGTAGAGTATCACTGCCTTACACCTTTACCTGATGAGGATTTTATACCAAAATCATTAATGATTAGATTTAAATTAAATCCAAATAGTAAAGATGGAGAAACACCTTTAGTACATGAAAGTGAAGAAATTATGATGGTTGAAAAAGGAAATATTACTGTATATCTAGGGGATGAAATAATTGAATTAAATGAAGGTGATACTACTATAATAAAAGGAAATGTACCTCATCTTATCGAAAACAAAGATGATACTGAAGCTATTGGTGTATCTATATTTACACCTGCCTTATGGAAATTTCCATTTAAAAAATAG